A window of the Zootoca vivipara chromosome 14, rZooViv1.1, whole genome shotgun sequence genome harbors these coding sequences:
- the NPTX2 gene encoding neuronal pentraxin-2, translating to MLLPVLAGLAFSAWGAAGAQESPPGSRFVCTSLPLDAANPGCPLPPIPMQGGGLLPPEEELKATVLQLRETILQQKETIGNQREAIRELTAKLGRCETPDGKAGTWRKEFGKGKDTMGDLPRDPGKIIDQLSRTMQTLKDRLENLEHQLRANVSYTALPHDLREMLQRRLGDLERQLLSKVADLENEKSLLHNETSTHRQRTEAALNALLERVSELERGTSAFKSPDEFKVSLPLRTNYLYGKFKKTLPELYAFTVCLWLKSSASPGIGTPFSYAVPGQANEVVLIEWGNNPIELLINDKVAQLPLFISDGKWHHICVTWTTRDGMWEAFQDGEKLGTGDNLAPWHPIKPGGVLILGQEQDTVGGRFDATQAFVGEMSQFNIWDRVLKPEDIMNIANCSTNMPGNIIPWVDNNVDVFGGAAKWPVETCEERLLDL from the exons ATGCTGCTGCCTGTCTTAGCGGGGCTCGCTTTCTCCGCGTGgggggcagcgggcgcccaggagagcCCCCCGGGGAGCCGCTTCGTGTGCACCTCGCTGCCTCTGGATGCCGCCAACCCGGGCTGCCCGCTGCCCCCCATCCCCATGCAAGGGGGCGGGCTGCTGCCCCCCGAGGAGGAGCTGAAGGCCACCGTGCTGCAGCTGCGGGAGACGATCCTGCAGCAGAAGGAGACCATCGGGAACCAGAGGGAGGCCATCCGCGAGCTGACCGCCAAGCTCGGCCGCTGCGAGACCCCCGACGGCAAAGCGGGCACGTGGAGGAAGGAGTTCGGCAAAGGCAAGGACACCATGGGCGACTTGCCCCGCGACCCCGGCAAGATCATCGACCAGCTCAGCCGCACGATGCAGACGCTCAAGGATCGCCTGGAGAATCTGGAG CATCAGCTCCGAGCGAACGTGTCCTATACAGCGCTGCCTCACGATCTCCGAGAGATGCTTCAGAGGAGGCTGGGAGATCTAGAGCGCCAGCTTTTAAGCAAAGTGGCAGACCTGGAGAACGAGAAATCCCTGCTTCATAATGAGACTTCCACCCATCGGCAAAGGACAGAGGCAGCCTTGAACGCCCTTCTTGAAAGGGTTTCTGAACTAGAAAGAG GTACCAGCGCCTTCAAGTCGCCGGATGAATTTaaagtctccctccctctccgcaCCAACTACCTGTATGGGAAGTTCAAGAAGACATTGCCTGAGCTGTATGCCTTCACTGTGTGCTTGTGGCTGAAGTCGAGTGCCTCTCCGGGAATAGGGACACCCTTCTCCTACGCTGTCCCTGGGCAAGCTAATGAAGTGGTGCTGATCGAGTGGGGGAACAACCCCATTGAGCTGCTCATTAATGACAAG GTCGCCCAGCTCCCGCTCTTCATTAGCGATGGAAAATGGCACCACATCTGTGTGACGTGGACCACGAGGGACGGAATGTGGGAAGCTTTCCAGGATGGAGAGAAGCTTGGGACAGGGGATAATTTAGCTCCTTGGCACCCCATTAAGCCAGGGGGGGTTCTGATCCTTGGTCAGGAGCAG GACACTGTTGGAGGAAGGTTTGATGCAACTCAAGCTTTCGTTGGGGAGATGAGCCAGTTCAATATATGGGACAGAGTCTTGAAGCCTGAAGACATCATGAATATTGCTAACTGCTCCACCAACATGCCGGGCAACATCATCCCCTGGGTTGACAACAACGTGGATGTGTTTGGAGGTGCAGCAAAATGGCCCGTAGAGACGTGCGAAGAGCGTTTGCTCGATTTATAG